A stretch of Myxococcus hansupus DNA encodes these proteins:
- a CDS encoding thioredoxin domain-containing protein, which yields MAGQTVELTQENFDRITQGAGVCVVDFWAEWCGPCRNFAPTFEATAKEFPAITFGKLDTEAQEAISGRMEIRSIPTLVAFKDGVEVRRASGAMSASAFTTWVSKLGTVDLAVEAQRAKNRKLTEEGTPPLGVSPHAEWDEGDQEWCFGDKDEDGEKHGPWKYWRADGTLCNECIFVHGKPQGPFKRFHESGEVSQDGAFEKGNLHGPRTWYASDQFTTERMHENGVCEKVRRTVMVYSHGRVTQVLHYNGEGERVVPSTGVPYPSRPASLPEKAEYREDLDQWSLVSLNAAGERHGLAQFWDRDGDLVWEGEFQEGSRHGRYHSSAEGEYADPRVEFDEGEMADGFACGTWKLLDADRKVVATRDLGVAQDHETLDASEVFSNLPRSAEAWREFAEQARADRRYREALLAMARASAVSLDVAPLKAWLEALTLPRSESSAREHADGVMNGASDERAALADALVRGAEPATLLRGLAVLHDQADWPRAGLDFILAAMLLAPERPAYLFTRSLILANLGLGEQMRKDAEAIAPYEPDSEKFLSAYARVLFPRFDFWAGREPASCTFTEVPDAPSKELDAVQVVVRKYATRLQLLRAEILSRFKPGADVPWLPPDVSSLLPDGPVELEETETEDSDGDAVPIDETLSTKGMGLPALSRAVRGEWSALVWLLWACGEQAVRMPDAVSPPADFGQAAGQATQRLWQCRNRRTRGRLDPDLPTFDFEGVALQELHPNLAGIAEEQYAEMQAMFFWLTEADHVSPWQANLRG from the coding sequence GTGGCTGGCCAGACGGTGGAATTGACCCAGGAGAACTTTGACCGCATCACCCAGGGGGCTGGGGTGTGCGTGGTGGACTTCTGGGCGGAATGGTGTGGCCCCTGTCGCAACTTCGCGCCGACCTTCGAGGCGACCGCGAAGGAGTTCCCGGCCATCACCTTCGGGAAGCTCGACACGGAGGCGCAGGAGGCGATTTCCGGCCGCATGGAGATTCGCTCCATCCCCACGCTGGTGGCCTTCAAGGACGGCGTCGAGGTTCGGCGTGCCTCGGGCGCGATGTCGGCCTCGGCGTTCACGACCTGGGTGAGCAAGCTGGGCACGGTGGACCTGGCCGTCGAGGCGCAGCGGGCGAAGAACCGCAAGCTGACGGAGGAGGGGACGCCGCCGTTGGGCGTCTCACCCCACGCGGAGTGGGATGAGGGGGACCAGGAGTGGTGCTTCGGCGACAAGGACGAGGACGGCGAGAAGCACGGCCCCTGGAAGTACTGGCGCGCCGACGGAACGCTCTGCAACGAGTGCATCTTCGTCCACGGCAAGCCGCAGGGTCCCTTCAAGCGCTTCCATGAGAGCGGCGAGGTGTCCCAGGACGGCGCGTTCGAGAAGGGCAACCTGCACGGCCCTCGCACCTGGTACGCGTCCGACCAGTTCACCACCGAGCGGATGCATGAGAACGGCGTCTGCGAGAAGGTCCGCCGCACGGTGATGGTCTACTCGCACGGCCGCGTGACGCAGGTGCTGCACTACAACGGCGAAGGCGAGCGCGTGGTGCCCTCCACGGGCGTGCCGTACCCGTCGCGGCCCGCGAGCCTCCCGGAGAAGGCGGAGTACCGCGAGGACCTGGACCAGTGGTCCCTGGTGTCGCTCAACGCGGCGGGGGAGCGCCACGGGCTGGCCCAGTTCTGGGACCGGGATGGGGACCTCGTCTGGGAGGGGGAGTTCCAGGAGGGCAGCCGCCACGGGCGCTATCACTCGTCCGCGGAAGGGGAGTACGCCGACCCTCGCGTGGAGTTCGACGAGGGGGAGATGGCGGATGGCTTCGCCTGTGGCACGTGGAAGCTGCTGGATGCGGACCGGAAGGTCGTGGCCACGAGGGACCTGGGCGTGGCCCAGGACCACGAGACGCTCGATGCCTCCGAGGTGTTCTCCAACCTGCCGCGGAGCGCGGAGGCCTGGCGCGAGTTCGCCGAGCAGGCGCGGGCCGACCGCCGCTATCGGGAGGCGCTGCTGGCCATGGCACGCGCCAGCGCGGTGTCCCTGGACGTGGCGCCGTTGAAGGCGTGGCTGGAGGCGCTCACCTTGCCGCGTTCGGAGTCGAGCGCGCGGGAGCACGCCGATGGCGTGATGAACGGCGCGAGCGATGAGCGCGCGGCATTGGCGGACGCGCTGGTGCGAGGCGCGGAGCCCGCGACGCTGCTTCGCGGGCTGGCGGTGCTTCACGACCAGGCGGACTGGCCCCGGGCGGGTCTGGATTTCATCCTGGCCGCGATGCTGCTGGCGCCGGAGCGGCCCGCGTATCTGTTCACCCGGAGCCTCATCCTGGCGAACCTGGGGCTGGGCGAGCAGATGCGGAAGGACGCGGAGGCGATCGCGCCTTACGAGCCGGATTCGGAGAAGTTCCTCTCCGCCTACGCGCGGGTGCTGTTCCCTCGGTTCGACTTCTGGGCGGGGCGCGAGCCCGCGAGCTGCACGTTCACCGAGGTCCCCGACGCACCCTCGAAGGAGCTCGACGCGGTGCAGGTCGTGGTCCGCAAGTACGCCACGCGGCTCCAGTTGCTGCGCGCGGAGATTCTCTCCCGCTTCAAGCCCGGCGCGGACGTGCCCTGGCTGCCGCCCGACGTGTCGTCCCTGCTGCCCGACGGGCCCGTCGAGTTGGAGGAAACGGAGACCGAGGACTCGGATGGTGACGCGGTGCCCATCGACGAGACGCTGTCCACGAAGGGAATGGGGCTGCCGGCCCTGTCCCGCGCGGTCCGTGGCGAGTGGAGCGCGCTGGTCTGGCTGCTGTGGGCGTGCGGGGAGCAGGCGGTGCGGATGCCGGACGCGGTGTCGCCTCCGGCGGACTTCGGCCAGGCGGCGGGCCAGGCGACCCAGCGGCTGTGGCAGTGCCGCAACCGGCGGACCCGTGGTCGGCTCGACCCGGATCTGCCAACGTTCGATTTCGAAGGGGTCGCCCTCCAGGAGTTGCATCCCAACCTGGCAGGGATCGCCGAGGAGCAGTACGCGGAGATGCAGGCGATGTTCTTCTGGCTGACCGAAGCGGACCACGTGTCGCCGTGGCAGGCCAATCTGAGGGGGTAG
- a CDS encoding serine/threonine-protein kinase produces the protein MSRSSTIETVLGQRYQLRRRIGVGGMGTVYEAEQLDTGRTVAVKVLQQHLVGEPAVHARFRREAQATAGVRHPNIVEVTDFQDEPEEPPFLVMELLQGQTLKSLMKKEGPLPVARAALIAHQVARALTVAHQAGVIHRDIKPDNVFVVDTGTEALQVKLLDFGVARLMHEDDAKALGTESGAWVGTPSYMAPEQVRCRPVDGRADIYSLGACLYHMVTGQRPIDVADNVALLSAVLHNVPAPLSGVRADVPDGFSQVVERTLQKDPAARFPDAQELTQALEPWTTPAAPAEAPTQPAVETSPAAPEVATNEAPDATAHGAATPPRARLQSVLMLGGALGVGLAATGGLVVTASGMAPAEEPSIVRVLEAPRQDSPGAAAPAPHAYSDGWVAESVELRAPALDTCYARIGEDAACRQDTYALDYSPEGVVLRARLNPNQPSALARCIDRALRGLSLGKPREAVAGTATFLLQRE, from the coding sequence ATGAGCCGCTCATCCACCATCGAGACAGTGCTGGGCCAGCGCTACCAACTGCGCCGGCGCATTGGCGTGGGAGGGATGGGCACGGTCTACGAAGCGGAGCAGCTCGACACGGGGCGCACCGTCGCCGTCAAGGTGCTCCAGCAACACCTCGTCGGCGAGCCCGCGGTGCACGCGCGTTTCCGCCGCGAGGCCCAGGCCACCGCGGGGGTGCGGCATCCGAACATCGTCGAGGTGACGGACTTCCAGGATGAGCCGGAGGAGCCTCCCTTCCTGGTGATGGAGTTGCTCCAGGGACAGACGCTGAAGTCGCTGATGAAGAAGGAGGGCCCGCTGCCAGTGGCGCGCGCGGCCCTCATCGCCCACCAGGTGGCGCGCGCGCTGACGGTGGCGCATCAGGCCGGCGTCATCCACCGCGACATCAAGCCCGACAACGTCTTCGTCGTCGACACGGGGACCGAGGCCCTCCAGGTGAAGCTGCTGGACTTCGGCGTCGCCAGGCTCATGCATGAAGACGACGCCAAGGCGCTGGGCACGGAGTCCGGCGCCTGGGTCGGCACGCCGTCGTACATGGCCCCGGAGCAGGTCCGCTGCCGCCCCGTGGACGGACGCGCGGACATCTACTCGTTGGGTGCCTGCCTGTATCACATGGTGACGGGACAGCGGCCCATCGACGTCGCGGACAACGTGGCGCTGCTCTCCGCCGTGCTGCACAACGTGCCCGCCCCGCTCAGCGGCGTGCGCGCGGATGTGCCGGATGGCTTCTCCCAGGTGGTGGAGCGCACGCTGCAGAAGGACCCGGCCGCGCGCTTCCCGGACGCCCAGGAGCTGACCCAGGCGCTCGAGCCGTGGACGACGCCCGCCGCCCCAGCCGAAGCGCCCACGCAGCCCGCCGTCGAGACCTCGCCCGCCGCCCCCGAGGTGGCCACGAACGAAGCCCCCGACGCCACGGCGCACGGCGCCGCCACGCCTCCACGGGCCCGGCTGCAGAGCGTCCTCATGTTGGGCGGCGCGCTGGGCGTGGGACTCGCCGCGACGGGAGGGCTCGTCGTGACGGCGTCCGGAATGGCGCCCGCGGAGGAGCCTTCCATCGTCCGGGTCCTCGAGGCGCCGCGCCAGGACAGTCCAGGTGCCGCCGCGCCCGCGCCGCATGCGTACAGCGACGGCTGGGTCGCGGAGTCCGTCGAGCTGCGCGCGCCCGCGCTCGACACGTGCTACGCGCGCATCGGAGAAGACGCCGCCTGCCGGCAGGACACCTACGCGTTGGACTACTCCCCCGAAGGCGTCGTGCTGCGAGCGCGGCTGAACCCGAACCAGCCTTCAGCGCTCGCGCGGTGCATCGACAGGGCGCTCCGAGGCCTCTCCCTCGGCAAGCCCCGTGAAGCCGTCGCGGGCACCGCCACCTTCCTGCTCCAGCGCGAGTAA
- a CDS encoding DUF4419 domain-containing protein, whose amino-acid sequence MSQSVTFAVDTVKPAVLPLGEFGLEEALKGRLDAKVMGASHVAARFVQPVDTHPLVAAVHLAFSGHRPLVLSPDILWITIAQGFALHVIRNAEALRFDLVSHGGRMRLSVVRDPAQEALTSDDFWPGVVDEFSAMIQGHSPAMHDLMVCDFSTTGPVERVVSQVVLMDAMREYFDYVVECICGIPTVTLEGTPEDWRKLRDKVGQLPRYGLEVWAKQLLPLCDQFIRASEGNADRAFWRAIYKLHDAYGEQTFNGWIGKLFPFIRNDLTGAYDVPNPMLEPEDSEEGDAADDVVSLSCNRLPTGLSRVPITLEVLTDRGPVKARMALTAGFMGTGQNADTLALRPVPGWVIHEDLGLDAMLRRIQDEHSMAPPLPADRYDAWRWAWGETCGLHANIQQLYAACDGASLFGEGPEAAYLIRPAEELECRAGTRWWNARRPGPGGPEHPRGWTRFCDVGANGFLVFHFKGERGDALPIYWVKSPRDSHAVRVAESLAEFLHRALNSQGRVYFLAPDFSPGERVELTR is encoded by the coding sequence ATGTCCCAGAGCGTGACCTTCGCTGTCGATACCGTGAAGCCCGCTGTGCTGCCGTTGGGGGAGTTCGGGCTCGAGGAGGCCCTGAAGGGGCGCCTGGACGCGAAGGTGATGGGGGCTTCCCATGTCGCGGCCCGCTTCGTCCAGCCGGTGGACACCCATCCGCTCGTCGCCGCGGTGCACCTGGCCTTCAGTGGGCATCGACCGCTCGTCCTGTCCCCAGACATTCTCTGGATCACCATTGCCCAGGGATTCGCCCTGCATGTCATCCGCAACGCGGAGGCCTTGCGCTTCGACCTGGTGAGCCACGGGGGCCGCATGCGCCTGTCGGTGGTGCGTGACCCGGCCCAGGAGGCCCTCACCTCGGACGACTTCTGGCCCGGCGTCGTGGACGAGTTCTCCGCCATGATTCAGGGGCACTCGCCCGCCATGCATGACTTGATGGTGTGTGACTTCTCCACGACGGGGCCCGTGGAGCGGGTGGTCAGCCAGGTCGTGCTGATGGACGCGATGCGCGAGTACTTCGACTACGTGGTGGAGTGCATCTGCGGCATTCCCACCGTCACGCTCGAAGGCACGCCAGAGGACTGGCGCAAGCTGCGCGACAAGGTGGGCCAGCTCCCCCGGTACGGCTTGGAGGTCTGGGCGAAGCAGTTGCTGCCGTTGTGCGACCAGTTCATCCGGGCCTCCGAGGGAAACGCGGACCGGGCGTTCTGGCGTGCCATCTACAAGCTGCACGACGCGTATGGTGAACAGACTTTCAATGGTTGGATTGGAAAGCTGTTCCCCTTCATACGCAACGATTTGACGGGGGCGTATGACGTGCCCAATCCGATGCTGGAGCCCGAGGACTCGGAGGAGGGGGACGCCGCGGATGACGTTGTCTCTCTTTCCTGCAACCGTCTTCCCACGGGCCTGTCCCGGGTGCCCATCACCCTGGAGGTGCTCACCGACAGGGGCCCGGTCAAGGCGCGGATGGCGCTGACGGCGGGCTTCATGGGGACGGGGCAGAATGCGGACACCCTGGCGTTGAGGCCGGTGCCCGGTTGGGTCATCCACGAGGACCTGGGGCTGGATGCCATGCTCCGGCGCATCCAGGACGAGCATTCCATGGCGCCGCCGCTGCCCGCGGACCGCTATGACGCCTGGCGGTGGGCGTGGGGCGAGACGTGTGGATTGCACGCGAACATCCAGCAGCTCTATGCCGCGTGTGATGGGGCGTCACTCTTCGGCGAGGGCCCGGAAGCGGCGTACCTCATCCGCCCGGCGGAGGAGCTGGAGTGCCGTGCTGGAACGCGCTGGTGGAATGCCCGACGTCCAGGCCCCGGGGGCCCGGAGCATCCGAGGGGGTGGACGCGTTTCTGTGACGTGGGCGCGAACGGCTTCCTGGTCTTCCATTTCAAGGGCGAACGCGGCGACGCGCTGCCCATCTATTGGGTGAAGTCGCCTCGGGACTCGCACGCGGTCCGCGTCGCGGAGTCGTTGGCGGAGTTCCTCCACAGGGCGCTCAACTCGCAGGGGCGCGTGTACTTCCTGGCGCCGGACTTCTCGCCCGGAGAGCGCGTCGAGCTGACGCGGTGA
- a CDS encoding S28 family serine protease: MLFLLPLLLLLTQTACGDDTPTPTPDAGQQTPDGGQDAGQDDAGTPPEDAGADDAGTPPDDAGTGEEDGGSGPVDAGDQDAGTGDEDGGSGPVDAGEEDAGAGPMDAGDEDGGSAPVDAGAEDGGSAPADAGTEDGGTAPGDAGTGEEDGGTEPGDAGAEDGGSAPTDAGSGDGGTGDGGTEPPECPFGPPDAGSPPPGDPTVVSDPTQDILVRLRAIQGLTVAENPSGVAVPAGHRFFVMEYDQPADHARPECQRFKQRMGLLHRSDSAPMVLHTSGYYVSLSAGRRELTTLVAGNQLSLEHRFFEPSRPVPTDWSQLTIKQSADDFHRIVEALKPIYTARWISTGGSKGGETMVFYRRFYPNDVYATVAYVAPLARADDERFPAFQATVGGDELQWCRERIHAFQRAVLERREEMLSLLRSHATQYGLTYNQLGFERALEHLAIESYFAFWQYDSPANCQYFPTAQASSQELMEMLDWTVGLATFSDGTANGITPYHPYYFQASLELGWPMPYEAHLGSLIQHPNTGIAPVYSVPGVPVVFRPQAMQDIADWLTTQGQRVMFIYGDLDPWTAAAFPIGDAQDSPVFIVPGGNHGASIARLPAAARGQAQDTVRRWAEVPSLKYAPVPHPEADIIEFGPHLPPRLQAR, from the coding sequence ATGCTCTTCCTTCTCCCGCTGTTGTTGCTGTTGACGCAGACGGCTTGCGGTGACGACACGCCCACGCCCACACCGGACGCGGGGCAGCAGACGCCCGATGGAGGCCAGGACGCGGGCCAGGACGACGCCGGCACGCCGCCGGAAGACGCGGGCGCTGACGACGCGGGCACCCCTCCGGACGACGCGGGCACGGGTGAAGAGGACGGCGGCTCCGGCCCTGTCGACGCGGGTGACCAGGACGCCGGCACGGGCGACGAGGACGGCGGCTCCGGCCCTGTCGACGCGGGCGAAGAGGACGCTGGCGCTGGCCCCATGGACGCGGGCGACGAGGATGGTGGCTCCGCCCCCGTGGACGCGGGTGCCGAGGACGGTGGCTCCGCGCCCGCGGACGCGGGCACCGAGGATGGCGGCACGGCGCCTGGCGACGCGGGGACTGGCGAGGAGGATGGCGGCACGGAGCCTGGGGACGCGGGTGCCGAGGACGGTGGCTCCGCGCCCACGGACGCGGGCAGCGGCGACGGCGGAACGGGTGACGGCGGCACCGAGCCCCCCGAGTGCCCCTTCGGCCCGCCGGATGCGGGCTCCCCGCCTCCGGGGGACCCGACGGTCGTCTCCGACCCGACGCAGGACATCCTGGTCCGGCTGCGCGCCATCCAAGGCCTCACCGTGGCGGAGAACCCCTCCGGCGTCGCCGTGCCCGCCGGCCACCGCTTCTTCGTCATGGAGTATGACCAGCCGGCCGACCACGCTCGCCCGGAGTGCCAGCGCTTCAAGCAGCGGATGGGCCTGCTGCACCGTTCGGACTCGGCGCCCATGGTCCTCCACACCAGTGGCTACTACGTGTCGTTGTCCGCGGGCCGCCGTGAGCTGACGACGCTGGTCGCCGGCAACCAGCTCTCGCTCGAGCACCGCTTCTTCGAGCCGAGCCGCCCGGTGCCCACCGACTGGAGCCAGCTCACCATCAAGCAGTCCGCGGATGACTTCCACCGCATCGTCGAGGCGCTCAAGCCCATCTACACCGCGCGCTGGATTTCCACCGGCGGCAGCAAGGGCGGCGAGACGATGGTCTTCTACCGCCGCTTCTACCCGAACGACGTGTACGCGACCGTGGCCTACGTGGCGCCGCTGGCCCGGGCCGATGACGAGCGCTTCCCGGCCTTCCAGGCCACCGTGGGAGGAGATGAGCTGCAGTGGTGCCGCGAGCGCATCCATGCCTTCCAGCGGGCCGTCCTGGAGCGGCGGGAGGAGATGCTGTCATTGCTGCGCAGCCACGCCACGCAATACGGCCTGACGTACAACCAGTTGGGCTTCGAGCGGGCCCTGGAGCACCTGGCCATCGAGTCGTACTTCGCCTTCTGGCAGTACGACAGCCCCGCGAACTGCCAGTACTTCCCGACGGCCCAGGCCTCGAGCCAGGAGCTGATGGAGATGCTGGACTGGACCGTGGGCCTCGCCACGTTCTCGGACGGGACCGCCAATGGCATCACGCCGTACCACCCGTACTACTTCCAGGCGAGCCTGGAGCTGGGGTGGCCCATGCCCTACGAGGCCCACCTGGGCAGCCTCATCCAGCACCCCAACACGGGCATCGCGCCGGTGTACTCGGTGCCGGGCGTCCCAGTCGTGTTCCGGCCCCAGGCCATGCAGGACATCGCGGACTGGCTCACCACCCAGGGCCAGCGGGTGATGTTCATCTACGGGGATCTGGACCCGTGGACGGCGGCGGCGTTCCCCATTGGAGATGCCCAGGACTCGCCGGTGTTCATCGTCCCGGGCGGCAACCACGGCGCCTCCATCGCCCGGCTGCCCGCCGCCGCGCGCGGCCAGGCCCAGGACACCGTGCGGCGCTGGGCGGAGGTCCCCTCGCTGAAGTACGCCCCCGTGCCGCACCCGGAGGCCGACATCATCGAGTTCGGTCCGCACCTGCCGCCTCGCCTCCAGGCGCGGTAG
- a CDS encoding phosphagen kinase, giving the protein MSCSTGAAMLLHKHLTPELKSRLERLTTRNGWTLRRAIQSGLDHEDSQMGVYAGDSETYALFSPLLHPIIRDHSGYDLDGHPSDFSLEGLPQEALDPSGEFILSTRIRVGRNLARYAFPPAIGARARAELEAEVVQVLSGLKGELAGEYHPLASLSEVQRRAWVEQHFLFKPGDRFLDSAGVNRDWPRNRGIFHSTDMRFIVWVGEEDALRIISMQSGSGLAEAFHRLKSALDVLGEQLDFARDSRLGYHTACPTNLGTAMRASVLIRLPRLSRRPDFHARCARLGLAVRGLHGEHSDAEDGIHDISNATRLGVTERDIYRQLWTGIRQLISLETRSGILNDTRRGN; this is encoded by the coding sequence ATGTCCTGCTCAACCGGCGCCGCGATGTTGCTCCACAAGCACCTGACACCCGAGCTGAAATCCCGGCTCGAAAGACTCACGACGCGCAACGGCTGGACACTGCGGCGGGCCATTCAAAGCGGCCTCGACCACGAGGACTCCCAGATGGGCGTCTACGCGGGAGACAGTGAGACCTATGCCCTGTTCTCACCGCTGCTCCACCCCATCATCCGGGACCACTCTGGCTACGACCTGGATGGACATCCGAGTGACTTCTCGCTCGAAGGGCTCCCCCAGGAGGCGTTGGACCCGTCGGGCGAGTTCATCCTCTCCACGCGGATTCGGGTCGGCCGGAACCTCGCCCGGTATGCGTTTCCTCCCGCCATTGGTGCCCGCGCCCGCGCCGAGCTGGAGGCCGAGGTCGTCCAGGTCCTCTCGGGCCTGAAGGGAGAACTCGCGGGCGAGTACCACCCCCTGGCCAGCCTCTCTGAAGTCCAGCGACGGGCCTGGGTGGAGCAGCACTTCCTGTTCAAGCCCGGGGACCGCTTCCTGGACAGCGCGGGCGTCAACCGGGACTGGCCCCGGAACCGTGGCATCTTCCACAGCACCGACATGCGGTTCATCGTCTGGGTGGGCGAGGAAGACGCCCTGCGCATCATCAGCATGCAGTCGGGCTCCGGGCTCGCGGAGGCATTCCACCGCCTCAAGTCGGCGCTGGACGTCCTCGGCGAGCAGCTCGACTTCGCGCGGGATTCACGGCTCGGCTACCACACGGCGTGCCCCACGAACCTGGGCACCGCCATGCGCGCCTCGGTGCTCATCCGGCTGCCGCGACTGTCGCGCCGCCCGGACTTCCACGCCCGCTGCGCCCGCCTGGGGCTCGCCGTGCGCGGCCTGCACGGAGAACACTCCGACGCCGAGGATGGAATCCATGACATCTCCAACGCCACCCGGCTCGGCGTGACGGAGCGAGACATCTACCGGCAACTGTGGACAGGGATTCGACAGCTCATTTCGCTGGAGACTCGCAGCGGAATCTTGAACGACACCCGACGCGGCAACTGA
- a CDS encoding glycine betaine ABC transporter substrate-binding protein: MNLSSLHRLPLVLSAVAGLLVAPGCKQENKAPAAEGAETAAPAKKPVVRIVYVNWAEGVAMTHLVQAVLEDKMGYQVKTTMADVAPVFASLANGDADFFLDSWLPVTHQSYMERFKGKVVDLGVSYDDARIGLVVPADLDINSIEQLNGKKQALNQSIVGIDSGAGIMTTTEKAIEAYGLELKLVPSSGPAMTAELKDAVAKKRPVVVTGWKPHWKFARWDLKFLEDPKGVYGAKESIHTLSRVGLEKDLPDVAALLRNFKLDDQQLGSLMGAVEDAAGTPEKAVREWMKQNQALVDGWIPKA; encoded by the coding sequence ATGAACCTGTCCTCTCTCCACCGGCTGCCCCTGGTGCTCAGTGCCGTGGCGGGGCTGCTCGTCGCTCCCGGTTGCAAGCAGGAGAACAAGGCGCCCGCGGCGGAAGGCGCCGAGACGGCCGCGCCCGCGAAGAAGCCCGTGGTCCGCATCGTCTATGTGAACTGGGCCGAAGGCGTGGCCATGACGCACCTGGTGCAGGCCGTCCTGGAAGACAAGATGGGCTACCAGGTCAAGACGACCATGGCGGACGTGGCGCCGGTGTTCGCCTCGCTCGCCAATGGCGACGCGGACTTCTTCCTGGATAGCTGGCTGCCCGTCACCCACCAGAGCTACATGGAGCGCTTCAAGGGCAAGGTGGTGGACCTGGGCGTCAGCTATGACGATGCCCGCATCGGCCTGGTGGTGCCGGCGGACCTGGACATCAACAGCATCGAGCAGCTCAACGGCAAGAAGCAGGCGCTCAACCAGTCCATCGTGGGCATCGACTCCGGCGCGGGCATCATGACCACGACGGAGAAGGCCATCGAGGCGTACGGGCTGGAGCTGAAGCTGGTTCCCTCCAGCGGGCCGGCGATGACGGCGGAGCTCAAGGACGCCGTCGCCAAGAAGCGCCCCGTGGTCGTCACCGGGTGGAAGCCGCACTGGAAGTTCGCGCGCTGGGACCTGAAGTTCCTGGAGGACCCGAAGGGCGTCTATGGCGCCAAGGAGTCCATCCACACGCTGTCGCGCGTGGGCCTGGAGAAGGACCTGCCCGACGTCGCGGCGCTGCTGCGCAACTTCAAGCTGGATGACCAGCAGCTCGGCAGCTTGATGGGCGCTGTCGAGGACGCCGCCGGCACGCCGGAGAAGGCCGTGCGTGAGTGGATGAAGCAGAACCAAGCGCTCGTGGACGGGTGGATTCCCAAGGCCTGA
- a CDS encoding ABC transporter permease translates to MSTLKIGEGFEELIDWLGERGAPVFDAIRSVLSACIQGLESALLLPPSYAIIAVLMVLAWRLSGLGTAVFTALGMLLIQDMGLWQATMETLALVLSSALVALVLGIPLGIWAAYSRTVERVLRPALDLMQTMPAFVYLIPAVLFFRLGKVPGVVATVIFAMPPAVRLTNLGIRQVPAEVVEAAIAFGATPRQTLLNVQLPIAIPTLLAGVNQTIMLSLSMVVISAMIGAGGLGEQVLKGITQLRIGLGFESGIAVVILAIVLDRLTHALGKPRTRSS, encoded by the coding sequence ATGAGCACACTGAAGATTGGAGAAGGCTTCGAGGAGCTCATCGATTGGTTGGGGGAGCGCGGCGCGCCCGTGTTCGACGCCATCCGTTCCGTTCTCTCCGCCTGCATCCAGGGACTGGAGTCCGCGCTGCTCCTGCCGCCGAGCTACGCCATCATCGCGGTGTTGATGGTGCTGGCCTGGCGCTTGTCGGGCCTGGGCACGGCGGTGTTCACCGCGCTGGGCATGCTGCTCATCCAGGACATGGGGCTTTGGCAGGCCACCATGGAGACGCTGGCGCTGGTGCTCAGCTCGGCGTTGGTGGCGCTGGTGCTGGGAATCCCCCTGGGCATCTGGGCCGCCTACAGCCGGACCGTGGAGCGGGTGCTGCGTCCCGCCCTGGACCTGATGCAGACGATGCCCGCCTTCGTCTACCTCATCCCCGCGGTGCTGTTCTTCCGGCTGGGCAAGGTGCCGGGCGTGGTGGCCACGGTCATCTTCGCCATGCCTCCCGCCGTGCGCCTCACCAACCTGGGCATCCGCCAGGTGCCCGCCGAGGTCGTCGAGGCGGCCATCGCGTTTGGCGCGACGCCCCGACAGACGCTGCTCAACGTCCAGCTCCCCATCGCCATCCCCACGCTGCTGGCCGGGGTGAACCAGACCATCATGCTGTCGCTGTCCATGGTGGTCATCTCCGCGATGATTGGCGCGGGTGGCCTGGGCGAGCAGGTCCTGAAAGGCATCACCCAGCTTCGCATCGGGCTGGGCTTCGAGAGCGGCATCGCGGTGGTCATCCTGGCCATCGTGCTGGACCGTTTGACTCATGCGCTGGGCAAGCCCCGGACGCGCTCATCATGA